A stretch of Edaphobacter lichenicola DNA encodes these proteins:
- the leuC gene encoding 3-isopropylmalate dehydratase large subunit encodes MSTPQITVSNTPKTLFEKVWQQHLVAEPQGEPSILYIDLHLVHEVTSPQAFDGLRMAGRKLRRPDRTVATVDHNVPTSSIEDRLHIVDQIASKQIEALRKNCADFGVELYDVQSPEQGIVHIIGPELGLTKPGMTIVCGDSHTSTHGAFGALAFGIGTSEVEHVMATQTLPQDKPKTFRINVEGTLPHGVTAKDIVLHIIGEIGTAGATGYVVEYAGSAIRALSMEGRMTICNMSIEAGARAGMIAPDATTFAYLKGRRFSPTGAAWDEAVQHWSQLVTDTGAIFDRELTIAAIDITPTVSWGTSPGMVTGVKSTVPLPDPTASEADQKAFERALEYMDLKPGTPIEQIKIDAVFLGSCTNARIEDLRAAAKIVDGHHIASTVRAMVVPGSQAVKRQAESEGLDAIFKTAGFEWREPGCSMCLGMNPDILAPGERCASTSNRNFEGRQGRGGRTHLVSPEMAAAAAIVGHFTDIRDWNRTEGSSR; translated from the coding sequence ATGAGCACACCCCAAATAACAGTGTCGAATACTCCCAAAACACTCTTCGAAAAAGTATGGCAGCAGCACCTCGTCGCCGAGCCGCAGGGTGAACCCAGCATCCTCTACATCGACCTGCATCTCGTCCACGAGGTCACCAGCCCCCAGGCCTTCGACGGTCTCCGCATGGCAGGCCGCAAGCTGCGCCGCCCCGACCGCACCGTCGCCACGGTAGACCACAACGTCCCCACCAGCAGCATCGAGGACCGCCTGCATATCGTCGACCAGATCGCCTCTAAGCAGATCGAGGCGTTGCGCAAAAACTGCGCCGACTTCGGAGTCGAACTCTACGACGTCCAGTCGCCCGAGCAAGGCATCGTCCACATCATCGGCCCAGAGCTTGGCCTCACCAAGCCCGGAATGACCATCGTCTGCGGCGACTCGCACACCAGCACCCACGGCGCGTTCGGCGCTCTTGCCTTCGGTATCGGCACCAGCGAAGTCGAGCACGTCATGGCCACCCAGACTCTCCCACAGGACAAGCCAAAGACCTTCCGCATCAACGTCGAAGGCACACTGCCCCACGGCGTCACCGCCAAAGACATCGTCCTCCACATCATCGGAGAGATCGGCACCGCCGGCGCTACCGGCTACGTCGTCGAATACGCCGGCTCCGCCATTCGCGCCCTCTCGATGGAAGGCCGCATGACCATCTGCAACATGAGCATCGAAGCCGGTGCTCGCGCCGGAATGATCGCCCCCGACGCCACCACCTTCGCCTATCTCAAGGGCCGCCGCTTCTCGCCGACCGGGGCAGCGTGGGACGAAGCCGTCCAGCACTGGTCCCAACTTGTAACCGACACAGGAGCAATCTTCGATCGCGAACTCACCATCGCCGCCATCGACATCACCCCAACCGTAAGCTGGGGCACCTCACCCGGCATGGTCACCGGCGTCAAATCGACCGTTCCCCTGCCCGACCCCACCGCCAGCGAGGCCGACCAAAAAGCCTTCGAACGCGCCCTCGAATACATGGACCTGAAGCCTGGCACTCCAATAGAACAGATCAAGATCGACGCAGTTTTTCTCGGCTCGTGCACCAACGCGCGCATTGAGGACCTTCGAGCCGCCGCGAAGATCGTCGATGGACATCACATTGCATCGACCGTACGCGCGATGGTCGTTCCCGGCTCGCAGGCCGTCAAACGCCAGGCCGAATCCGAGGGTCTCGACGCGATCTTCAAAACCGCCGGCTTCGAATGGCGCGAACCAGGCTGCAGCATGTGTCTCGGCATGAATCCCGACATCCTCGCACCCGGCGAGCGCTGCGCCTCGACCTCCAATCGCAACTTCGAAGGCCGCCAGGGCCGCGGTGGCCGTACCCACCTCGTCTCACCCGAGATGGCCGCCGCTGCCGCTATCGTCGGCCATTTCACAGACATCCGCGACTGGAACCGAACGGAAGGCTCCTCGCGATGA
- the leuB gene encoding 3-isopropylmalate dehydrogenase — translation MRLKIAVLAGDGIGPEVTHQATNILRAVAELGGHEFTFVEGLIGGTAITETGSPLPTATLDAALECDAVLLGAVGDNKFNALPPDKRPEAGLLQIRQALGGFANLRPSIAYTALSESSPLRPEVTKDVDILFVRELLGGLYFGAPRWWDRESNEAINTMRYTRDEVVRVARVAFELASNRRQKVTSVDKANVLEVSQLWRATVTEVAKDYPAVTLEHQLVDSMAMHIMNIPRNFDVVLTENLFGDILSDEAGVITGSLGMLPSATIGGAVNLYEPVHGSAPDIAGTGKANPLGAILTAAMVLRHSANLEQDAKAVEAAVNKVLNAGYRTADIARGQQPGQTPVSTQEMGKLVHQALAESIDRRQAMHAV, via the coding sequence ATGCGACTCAAAATTGCAGTTCTCGCCGGCGACGGCATCGGCCCCGAAGTAACCCATCAAGCCACAAATATTCTTCGCGCTGTAGCTGAACTGGGCGGACATGAGTTCACCTTCGTCGAAGGTCTCATAGGCGGCACCGCCATCACTGAGACCGGTTCTCCCCTGCCCACGGCCACGCTCGACGCTGCCCTGGAGTGCGATGCCGTCCTCCTCGGCGCCGTTGGCGACAACAAGTTCAACGCGCTCCCTCCCGACAAGCGTCCCGAAGCTGGTCTTCTACAGATCCGACAGGCTCTCGGAGGCTTCGCAAATCTGCGTCCATCCATCGCCTACACCGCGCTCAGCGAAAGCTCCCCGCTGCGGCCCGAAGTCACCAAAGACGTCGACATCCTCTTCGTGCGCGAACTCCTCGGCGGACTCTACTTCGGCGCCCCACGCTGGTGGGACCGCGAGAGCAACGAGGCCATCAACACCATGCGCTACACCCGCGACGAGGTCGTACGTGTAGCCCGCGTAGCCTTCGAACTCGCCAGCAACCGCCGCCAGAAGGTCACCTCCGTCGACAAGGCCAACGTCCTCGAGGTATCACAGCTTTGGCGAGCCACCGTCACCGAAGTCGCAAAGGACTATCCCGCCGTGACGCTGGAGCACCAGCTCGTCGACTCGATGGCGATGCACATCATGAACATCCCCCGAAACTTCGACGTCGTACTCACCGAAAATCTCTTCGGCGACATCCTCTCCGACGAAGCTGGCGTCATCACCGGCTCCCTCGGCATGCTGCCGTCGGCAACCATCGGCGGCGCGGTCAATCTCTACGAGCCCGTTCACGGCAGCGCGCCCGACATCGCCGGCACCGGCAAAGCCAATCCACTCGGCGCTATCCTTACCGCCGCGATGGTCCTCCGCCACTCCGCCAATCTCGAGCAGGATGCCAAGGCCGTCGAAGCAGCGGTCAACAAGGTTCTCAACGCCGGCTACCGCACCGCCGACATCGCCCGCGGGCAGCAACCCGGCCAAACTCCAGTCAGCACGCAGGAGATGGGCAAGCTCGTACACCAGGCCCTGGCCGAGTCCATCGACCGCCGGCAGGCCATGCACGCCGTCTAA
- a CDS encoding 2-isopropylmalate synthase, translating to MSSHNQIVFFDTTLRDGEQSPGCTMHHDEKLRMAHQLANLGVDVLEAGFAIASQGDSDSIRMIAREVRGPRIASLARCKREDIEAAARSIEPAEKARIHTFLASSDLHLEAKLKITRAEALHQAAESVRLARTFADDVEFSAEDATRTDPDFLVEIVTVAVQAGATTINIPDTVGYTTPDEYAATFRMLFAKVPGIVGPDGKDNVILSTHCHNDLGMAVANTLAGIQAGARQAECTINGVGERAGNAALEEIAAALMVRRDKLPYTNNIKLNQLYPTSQMLAEFISFGCSPNKAVVGANAFAHESGIHQHGMMANPLTYEIMTPESVGVPATNMVLGKHSGRRLLEQRLTELGHSLTRTQLDDVYHRFTELADRKKSIYDQDLLGLLHSDKSSVTTH from the coding sequence ATGTCCTCGCATAATCAAATCGTCTTCTTCGACACCACCCTCCGCGACGGCGAACAGTCCCCCGGCTGCACCATGCACCACGACGAAAAGTTGCGCATGGCCCACCAGCTGGCAAACCTCGGCGTCGACGTCCTCGAGGCCGGTTTCGCCATCGCCAGCCAGGGCGACTCCGACTCCATTCGCATGATCGCCCGCGAAGTTCGTGGCCCCCGCATCGCCTCCCTCGCCCGCTGCAAACGCGAAGACATCGAAGCCGCCGCCCGTTCCATCGAGCCCGCCGAGAAGGCTCGCATCCACACCTTCCTCGCCTCCTCCGACCTCCACCTTGAAGCCAAGCTGAAGATCACTCGCGCCGAGGCACTCCATCAAGCGGCGGAGTCCGTCCGTCTCGCCCGCACTTTCGCCGACGACGTCGAGTTCTCCGCCGAGGATGCCACGCGCACCGACCCGGACTTTCTCGTCGAGATCGTGACCGTGGCCGTTCAGGCCGGAGCCACCACCATCAACATCCCCGACACCGTCGGCTACACCACGCCCGACGAGTACGCCGCCACCTTCCGAATGCTCTTCGCAAAGGTCCCCGGCATCGTTGGTCCTGATGGCAAAGACAACGTCATTCTCTCCACCCACTGCCACAACGACCTGGGCATGGCCGTCGCCAACACCCTCGCGGGCATTCAGGCTGGAGCCCGTCAGGCCGAGTGCACCATCAACGGCGTCGGCGAGCGCGCCGGCAACGCCGCACTCGAAGAGATCGCCGCAGCCCTCATGGTTCGCCGCGACAAGCTGCCCTACACCAACAACATCAAACTCAATCAGCTCTATCCCACCAGCCAGATGCTCGCCGAATTCATCAGCTTCGGCTGCTCGCCCAATAAGGCCGTCGTAGGCGCCAACGCCTTCGCGCACGAGTCCGGCATTCACCAGCACGGCATGATGGCCAACCCGCTCACCTACGAGATCATGACGCCCGAGTCCGTCGGCGTCCCCGCAACCAACATGGTGCTCGGCAAACACAGCGGCCGCCGCCTCCTCGAGCAACGCCTCACCGAACTCGGACACTCGCTCACACGCACGCAGCTTGACGACGTCTACCATCGCTTCACCGAACTCGCCGACCGCAAAAAATCCATCTACGACCAGGATCTGCTCGGTCTTCTGCATTCGGACAAGTCCTCCGTTACCACGCACTAG
- a CDS encoding LysR family transcriptional regulator, translated as MDLVQMETFLAVAEERSFSRAAARLHRTQPAVSQAIAKLEGELGEVLFERSSRDGTLTDAGEVLREYASKLLNLRNEAAGALTELRELHRGRLNLAANEYTCLYLLPLLDEFRRQNPRIKLAVQRTLASRISDEVLMHSVELGVLSFRPDDTQVKSMVVYRDELAFVVNPRHPLAGAGKVSIRQLGGQNFIAHNIPSPQRQKVIQAFKRHKTPLQMGVELPSLEAIKRFVEMGNGVALVPGLTVRTELESGALVRVQVPELQIERKLRLVYRRQASLSHAALAFLNVVEAYAAAHGDPYCFQAERGV; from the coding sequence TTGGACTTAGTCCAGATGGAGACGTTTCTGGCGGTGGCAGAAGAGCGTAGTTTCTCGCGAGCGGCAGCACGCCTCCATCGTACTCAGCCAGCGGTGAGTCAGGCAATCGCCAAACTGGAGGGGGAGTTGGGAGAGGTGCTGTTTGAGCGCTCTTCGAGAGATGGAACGCTGACCGACGCGGGGGAGGTTTTGCGGGAGTATGCCTCTAAGTTGCTGAATCTGCGGAATGAGGCGGCGGGAGCGTTGACGGAGTTGCGGGAGCTTCACCGGGGCAGGCTGAACCTGGCGGCGAACGAGTACACCTGCCTTTATCTGCTGCCGCTGCTTGATGAGTTTCGGAGGCAGAACCCCAGGATCAAACTGGCGGTGCAGCGAACGCTGGCCAGCAGGATCTCGGACGAGGTGCTGATGCACTCTGTGGAGCTGGGAGTGCTCTCTTTTCGCCCGGACGACACCCAGGTGAAGTCGATGGTTGTGTACCGGGATGAGCTGGCTTTTGTGGTGAATCCGCGACATCCCCTGGCCGGGGCAGGGAAGGTGTCGATCCGGCAGCTTGGGGGGCAAAACTTTATTGCGCATAACATTCCGTCGCCGCAGCGGCAGAAGGTTATTCAGGCGTTCAAACGGCATAAGACTCCGTTGCAGATGGGGGTGGAGTTGCCATCGTTGGAGGCGATCAAGCGATTTGTCGAGATGGGGAATGGCGTGGCTCTGGTGCCGGGGCTGACGGTGCGTACCGAGCTTGAGAGCGGGGCGCTGGTGCGGGTTCAGGTGCCGGAGCTGCAGATAGAGCGCAAGCTGAGGCTGGTGTATCGCAGGCAGGCTAGCCTGTCGCATGCTGCGCTGGCCTTTCTCAACGTGGTGGAGGCCTATGCGGCGGCGCATGGCGATCCCTACTGCTTTCAGGCCGAACGGGGAGTGTAA
- a CDS encoding Spy/CpxP family protein refolding chaperone, with the protein MTTLFRKPVLQVALLALCTTMLSALPTMAQDPAPPPAQDQAGPPNGGHRGAGQREEHQVEFLTKKLNLTPDQVTQVKAIDDDSRTQMMALRQDTTTPQADKRAKMMDIRKASQAKIRAMLTDDQKTKYDALQAQMKERRESREGGQGATPPPQPQ; encoded by the coding sequence ATGACGACACTATTTCGTAAACCAGTATTGCAAGTAGCTCTTCTGGCGCTATGCACCACGATGTTGAGCGCACTTCCCACGATGGCACAGGACCCGGCTCCGCCGCCCGCGCAGGATCAGGCGGGCCCACCGAATGGCGGCCATCGGGGGGCAGGTCAACGGGAGGAGCATCAGGTTGAATTCCTGACGAAGAAGCTCAACCTGACTCCTGATCAGGTGACCCAGGTGAAGGCGATCGACGACGATTCACGAACTCAGATGATGGCTTTGCGTCAGGACACCACGACTCCTCAGGCTGACAAGCGGGCGAAGATGATGGACATCCGCAAAGCCTCGCAGGCCAAGATACGCGCGATGTTGACCGACGATCAGAAGACGAAGTATGACGCTCTGCAGGCTCAGATGAAGGAGCGTAGAGAGAGTCGCGAGGGTGGACAGGGAGCGACTCCTCCTCCTCAGCCGCAATAA
- a CDS encoding acyloxyacyl hydrolase: protein MKKTMLLLGVLTLSAAAGYAQESRQDVSVSGSAAFAPQITGNSVQKNTSTTIGLVASYRYLLTPRSGLEVNYGYQQNTQYYQVFGKANGGIHTLQQEFSAAYVFNLNFKHFNPFLEAGPGVMFFSPFKDAGSTNLDAKRNTNIGALFGGGVAYELSPSFDIRAEYRAFLVKTPTFSLPGNIFNTNRYEVISTPSIGIAYHF from the coding sequence ATGAAGAAGACGATGTTGTTGTTGGGGGTGCTGACGCTATCTGCGGCAGCCGGTTATGCGCAGGAGAGCCGGCAGGACGTGAGCGTAAGCGGAAGCGCTGCGTTTGCCCCACAGATTACCGGGAACAGCGTGCAGAAAAACACAAGCACGACTATTGGACTGGTTGCCAGCTACCGCTATCTACTGACGCCGCGGAGCGGACTTGAAGTTAACTACGGATACCAACAAAACACGCAGTATTATCAGGTCTTCGGGAAGGCCAACGGCGGCATCCATACCCTGCAGCAGGAGTTCAGTGCCGCATATGTATTCAACCTGAACTTCAAGCACTTTAACCCGTTTCTTGAAGCTGGTCCGGGTGTAATGTTCTTCTCGCCGTTCAAGGATGCGGGATCGACCAACCTGGACGCTAAGCGGAATACAAATATCGGTGCTCTCTTTGGCGGCGGTGTAGCGTATGAGCTAAGCCCAAGCTTCGACATTCGGGCGGAGTATCGTGCTTTCCTGGTGAAGACTCCAACCTTCAGCCTTCCGGGCAATATCTTCAATACCAATCGCTATGAGGTTATCTCGACTCCTTCGATCGGCATTGCGTATCACTTCTAA
- a CDS encoding outer membrane beta-barrel protein yields MLTKVVLFLGLLGAASMLSAQANPTATRAGDLKIGGGFSTADSDYGNRFNGGAAYFDFDFLPHIGVTGEFHFVKDQNDLYEKTYEVGGRYFREYRRFVPYGKVLYGRGVFNFPVTPDGFRPNLAYNLIAAGIGTDYKVKPYLYVRADWEYQQWFGFAGSSLTPNILTLGAAYRFR; encoded by the coding sequence GTGCTGACAAAGGTTGTTCTTTTCCTGGGCCTGTTGGGGGCCGCATCCATGCTAAGCGCGCAGGCCAATCCTACGGCAACTCGCGCAGGAGATCTCAAGATCGGCGGCGGCTTCTCCACCGCGGACTCCGACTACGGAAATCGGTTCAATGGTGGCGCTGCCTACTTTGACTTCGACTTTCTCCCTCACATAGGGGTAACGGGCGAGTTCCATTTCGTCAAAGATCAGAACGATCTCTATGAGAAGACCTATGAGGTCGGCGGCCGTTACTTTCGCGAATATCGCCGGTTCGTTCCTTACGGCAAGGTCCTCTACGGGCGCGGCGTATTCAACTTCCCTGTCACCCCGGACGGATTCCGCCCAAACCTCGCCTATAACCTTATAGCTGCCGGTATTGGCACCGATTACAAGGTAAAACCCTACCTCTACGTTCGCGCCGACTGGGAATACCAGCAATGGTTTGGCTTCGCGGGCTCCAGTCTTACCCCCAACATCCTCACGCTGGGTGCGGCCTATCGCTTCCGGTAG
- a CDS encoding outer membrane beta-barrel protein: MKRHILIGCFTCVLSLTHWSHAQAVPTASRTAAIQIGAAGTFISPDYTQHYIKGISIYGNYDIGQHLGVEGDIHISVITPGDISENSYLLGPRYKWHHKRFEPYVKALFGVGRFGFQSGSFNTPATFTYFQYAPGAGLDVRVTRHINVRAFDVEFQKWPSFEPNGLSPIAYTFGVAYTLR, encoded by the coding sequence TTGAAGCGGCATATTCTTATTGGCTGTTTCACCTGCGTCCTTAGTCTGACTCACTGGTCGCATGCGCAAGCCGTCCCGACCGCCTCTCGCACTGCCGCGATACAGATCGGTGCCGCAGGAACATTCATAAGCCCCGACTATACGCAGCATTATATTAAGGGAATCTCCATCTACGGCAACTACGATATCGGTCAACACCTGGGAGTCGAAGGCGACATTCACATTTCGGTCATCACGCCCGGCGATATCAGCGAGAACTCTTACCTCCTGGGCCCGCGCTACAAATGGCATCACAAACGCTTTGAGCCCTACGTCAAAGCCCTGTTCGGTGTCGGCCGCTTCGGCTTCCAGTCTGGCAGCTTTAACACGCCGGCAACGTTTACCTATTTCCAATATGCGCCCGGTGCCGGCCTGGATGTGCGAGTAACTCGGCACATCAACGTACGCGCTTTCGATGTTGAGTTCCAGAAGTGGCCCAGCTTTGAACCCAATGGCCTTTCCCCTATCGCCTACACGTTTGGTGTTGCTTATACTTTGCGCTAG
- a CDS encoding energy transducer TonB, giving the protein MAKPLRSDDPTPQNMQFAHFGVLNDGNQSKSSLFTSIALNVVLALCAIIIGAAAKKTIDTRHKLTELTEPIPMKKPDEPPPIKIKPPKLPPPPVVKVEPPKIKLPDVKLPDVPKPPEIKMAQPMPVVLPAPPKLVQPPPAPKVVSLAQAQPAALINNSPHPTAVALGSQTNPIAPSNRPSTTAINLGNKGMSGMPASNNGMGAQSTVVNLGSGSPGSQNMHGRDNASAGVVGVKLGVTGGTGPMNAPGRTAGVVNLGQNTPPPMPKPAGPSTATAKSAPKVLFKPKPAYTEEARNLHIEGVVTVRLRVSSSGAVQVLGVTSDLGHGLGDSAIHAVQATRFQPATDASGHPIDWEGVVNVAFQLAG; this is encoded by the coding sequence ATGGCAAAGCCGCTTCGCAGTGATGATCCCACACCGCAGAATATGCAATTCGCACACTTCGGCGTCCTGAACGACGGCAACCAGAGCAAGTCCTCGCTCTTCACCTCCATCGCTCTGAACGTTGTGCTTGCGCTCTGCGCCATCATCATCGGCGCGGCGGCGAAGAAGACGATCGACACCAGGCACAAACTCACGGAGTTGACCGAGCCGATTCCGATGAAGAAGCCCGATGAGCCGCCTCCGATCAAGATCAAGCCGCCAAAACTTCCGCCCCCCCCAGTGGTCAAGGTCGAGCCTCCAAAAATCAAGCTGCCCGACGTAAAGCTGCCCGATGTCCCCAAGCCGCCTGAGATCAAGATGGCGCAGCCGATGCCGGTCGTTCTTCCTGCACCTCCCAAGCTGGTTCAGCCTCCGCCGGCTCCCAAGGTCGTCAGCCTCGCCCAGGCCCAGCCCGCTGCGTTGATCAACAACTCTCCCCATCCCACTGCTGTCGCCCTCGGCTCGCAGACCAACCCAATCGCACCATCGAATCGCCCTTCTACAACAGCTATCAACCTTGGCAACAAGGGAATGTCTGGGATGCCAGCTTCAAATAACGGCATGGGCGCGCAATCAACAGTTGTCAATCTTGGTTCCGGTTCACCCGGCAGTCAGAATATGCACGGCAGAGACAACGCCTCGGCTGGTGTTGTCGGCGTCAAGCTTGGAGTCACTGGCGGCACCGGACCAATGAATGCCCCAGGTCGCACCGCCGGCGTCGTCAATCTCGGCCAGAACACCCCTCCGCCAATGCCGAAGCCTGCAGGTCCGTCCACAGCAACAGCCAAGTCTGCACCCAAAGTTCTCTTCAAACCTAAGCCAGCGTACACCGAAGAGGCACGCAATCTTCATATTGAAGGCGTCGTCACAGTCAGGCTCCGTGTCTCTTCCTCAGGCGCTGTCCAGGTTCTTGGCGTAACCAGCGATCTCGGCCACGGCCTTGGCGACTCTGCCATTCACGCCGTACAGGCCACCCGCTTTCAACCCGCAACAGACGCATCGGGGCATCCGATCGATTGGGAAGGTGTTGTCAATGTAGCTTTCCAACTCGCCGGATAA
- the galE gene encoding UDP-glucose 4-epimerase GalE, whose product MKILITGGAGYIGGTVARILLAEGHAITVFDNLCHSKRSAVAENTTFIEGDIADRPLIEKTLREGRFDGVMNFAALIEAGESMKRPEIYFRNNTAATLTLLEAMLATGHDRLVFSSTAACYGEPEKTPILEDAKLQPTNPYGESKLLVEHMLRWMNLIHGFKYASLRYFNVAGAVEGYGEAHEPESHLIPLILDVALGRRANIKIFGRDYPTKDGTCIRDYIHVRDLAEAHLLALKALSDSNSKLIYNIGNGQGFSVLEVIESARRVTGRPIAVEECERRLGDPAVLVAGSAKIKAELGWTPEYAELDRIMASAWEWHQKRYA is encoded by the coding sequence ATGAAGATTCTGATAACAGGCGGAGCGGGTTATATCGGCGGTACGGTAGCGCGGATTTTGCTGGCTGAAGGCCATGCCATCACAGTGTTCGATAACCTTTGTCATAGCAAGCGCTCGGCGGTTGCTGAAAACACCACATTTATCGAGGGCGATATAGCGGATCGGCCTCTGATCGAAAAGACTCTCCGCGAGGGGCGTTTTGATGGGGTGATGAACTTCGCGGCCTTGATTGAAGCCGGCGAAAGCATGAAGCGTCCCGAGATCTATTTCAGAAACAATACTGCGGCAACCTTGACCCTTCTTGAGGCGATGCTGGCTACGGGACACGACCGACTGGTCTTCAGTTCCACCGCTGCCTGTTATGGGGAGCCCGAGAAGACGCCGATTCTCGAGGACGCCAAACTGCAGCCCACCAATCCCTATGGCGAGAGCAAGTTGCTTGTAGAGCATATGCTTCGATGGATGAACCTCATCCACGGGTTCAAGTACGCAAGCCTGCGCTACTTCAACGTTGCTGGAGCCGTTGAGGGGTACGGGGAGGCGCATGAACCTGAGTCGCACCTGATTCCGCTGATTCTCGATGTGGCGCTTGGGAGGCGGGCGAACATTAAAATCTTCGGGCGTGACTACCCGACCAAGGATGGAACCTGCATCCGCGATTACATTCATGTTCGCGATCTGGCCGAGGCGCATCTCCTGGCCCTGAAAGCGCTCAGTGACTCGAACAGCAAGCTGATCTACAACATTGGCAATGGACAGGGATTCAGCGTTCTTGAGGTCATTGAATCGGCGCGTCGGGTTACGGGCAGGCCCATTGCTGTCGAGGAGTGCGAACGCAGACTGGGCGATCCGGCAGTTCTCGTGGCAGGTTCGGCGAAGATCAAGGCTGAATTGGGGTGGACGCCTGAGTACGCAGAGTTGGATCGGATTATGGCCAGCGCCTGGGAGTGGCATCAGAAGCGGTATGCGTAG
- a CDS encoding DUF421 domain-containing protein, whose amino-acid sequence MIESMFHLHLPLLEKILRPAIVYVFLIGFLRLFGKRELAQLNPFDLVVLLSLSNTVQNAMIGDDNSVSGGIIGAFSLLTINWVLSRLLFNMPKLNQAFEGSPSVLIRHGVVDWEEAKREALTELELRSVLHKQGFNDFSEVEKCVLEPNGNFYLEGIKSMSDDAQRAELRKAIEELHLEVKQMRNELAGRGALPI is encoded by the coding sequence TTGATCGAGAGCATGTTTCATCTGCATCTGCCGCTGCTGGAGAAGATTCTCAGGCCGGCGATTGTCTACGTGTTCCTTATCGGCTTTTTGCGGTTGTTCGGCAAGCGGGAGCTCGCGCAGTTGAACCCATTCGATTTGGTGGTGCTACTGAGCCTCTCGAACACTGTGCAGAACGCCATGATTGGCGATGACAACTCAGTATCCGGGGGGATCATCGGCGCGTTTTCGCTGCTGACAATTAATTGGGTGCTGTCGCGCCTTCTCTTCAATATGCCGAAGCTGAACCAGGCCTTCGAAGGGTCTCCGTCGGTGTTGATTCGTCATGGAGTGGTCGATTGGGAGGAAGCCAAACGTGAAGCGCTCACGGAGCTTGAGCTGCGATCTGTGCTCCACAAGCAGGGATTCAACGACTTCAGCGAGGTGGAGAAGTGTGTTCTTGAGCCGAACGGAAACTTCTATCTCGAGGGGATCAAGTCGATGAGTGATGATGCGCAACGGGCGGAGTTGAGAAAGGCAATCGAGGAGTTGCATCTCGAGGTTAAGCAGATGCGTAACGAACTGGCGGGGCGGGGAGCGTTGCCGATTTGA
- a CDS encoding MFS transporter small subunit: protein MADSTNVKKSSPLLIAAAWIIVIIPTAWGLDYTVKNALKIFAASTPTPTVPAK, encoded by the coding sequence ATGGCAGATTCCACGAACGTCAAAAAATCCTCCCCACTTCTAATCGCAGCGGCTTGGATCATCGTCATCATCCCCACAGCATGGGGGCTTGACTACACCGTAAAAAACGCCCTGAAGATCTTCGCTGCCTCCACTCCCACGCCCACTGTTCCAGCAAAGTAA